A single window of uncultured Pseudodesulfovibrio sp. DNA harbors:
- a CDS encoding DVU0524 family FlgM-associated protein codes for MNVSSANVRNMLRTYGKQLTSAKRLARFRQAMGDVEPMDDIAKQAKRRELVERIAHEVIENLIVNSEPSPVVEAVLIQLEREFGCRYIFEYPLEGGDVQILKETQSGPRDIEGSERNKVMRRLWEITLSKVDDTML; via the coding sequence GTGAATGTATCGTCTGCCAATGTTCGAAATATGTTGCGAACCTATGGGAAGCAACTTACGAGCGCGAAACGTCTAGCACGTTTCCGGCAGGCAATGGGTGATGTCGAACCAATGGATGACATCGCCAAGCAGGCAAAGCGCCGCGAATTGGTAGAGCGCATTGCACACGAGGTCATTGAAAACCTGATCGTCAACTCCGAACCATCCCCGGTGGTTGAAGCTGTTCTTATCCAGCTTGAACGGGAATTCGGATGTCGATACATCTTCGAGTATCCCCTTGAAGGCGGCGACGTTCAGATATTGAAAGAGACACAAAGTGGTCCGCGTGACATTGAGGGTTCCGAAAGGAACAAGGTCATGCGCCGCTTGTGGGAAATAACATTGTCAAAGGTGGACGACACCATGCTTTGA
- a CDS encoding ARMT1-like domain-containing protein → MGLARHIESIRDIQYGQDAALDALLLHFMTENHLEYSIDPDKNASGEQIRFMMALEEGEFYAPCSDWMFRMLLEDGLPERLLEEYLVQWKTFISLSRNFCTDREIARRFIQLARHKFRMVLASPIILPSRLMKRFITIFMTQSGIDDPYRDIRKALNRKASEIVDSDVFDAMVNGCLANVEQPGRIDDLRFKIDMVEIERLMRISTMTDHWMPETFTPEALKSSVLSEEVKEGSRLFRDVFERLGKDREKRHRILYLPNRAGGILFDLQVVQTLLRLGHRVVMALKEGFYFEHPTFWDRDNDPLLAKAFNGAKFVSEDRLSKNELLGIMAQHPFVVISDGTRERFNPYRASVTFARAWKECDLVLAKGQAVHNRLIMSSHDFTRDIVNFYRDEHGEFQLHYRPKPESVVSFSEQYIAAKADEIIAEMRVARSLGKTVMFYSGIIGSVPGQTQAAIEVITTFVEHLRSQLDDAYIINPGEHFEEGMDADDLMFMWEKVQRSGYINVWRFQTYFDIEKSFELMGRKVPPVWTGKDATYSTGCTKEMHIALDVQRVHPELQIIGPNPEKFFRRREYGVGKFCDVAIDSCG, encoded by the coding sequence ATGGGGTTGGCCCGGCATATAGAATCTATTCGTGACATTCAGTATGGTCAGGATGCAGCCCTTGATGCGTTGCTGCTTCATTTTATGACCGAGAACCATCTTGAGTACTCTATTGATCCTGATAAAAATGCATCTGGTGAACAGATTCGTTTCATGATGGCGCTTGAAGAAGGGGAGTTTTATGCTCCGTGTTCAGATTGGATGTTTCGTATGCTCCTTGAAGACGGTTTGCCCGAGCGTTTGCTGGAAGAATATCTCGTCCAGTGGAAGACTTTTATTAGTCTATCCCGTAATTTTTGCACTGATAGAGAGATTGCACGACGGTTTATTCAGCTAGCCCGACATAAGTTTCGTATGGTTCTTGCCTCTCCCATCATTTTGCCGTCACGTCTGATGAAACGGTTCATTACTATCTTTATGACTCAGAGCGGCATTGACGATCCATACAGAGATATTCGCAAGGCATTGAATCGTAAGGCTTCCGAGATTGTGGATAGTGATGTCTTTGATGCTATGGTCAATGGTTGTCTGGCGAATGTCGAACAACCCGGTCGTATTGATGATCTTCGGTTTAAAATAGATATGGTTGAAATTGAACGGCTTATGCGGATTTCTACCATGACGGACCATTGGATGCCTGAGACATTTACGCCGGAAGCGCTCAAATCGTCTGTTTTGTCTGAAGAGGTCAAAGAGGGCTCACGGCTGTTCCGTGACGTTTTTGAACGATTGGGCAAGGATAGAGAGAAGCGTCATCGTATCCTTTATCTTCCCAATCGGGCAGGTGGAATATTGTTTGACCTGCAGGTGGTGCAGACCCTTTTGCGGTTGGGACATCGCGTGGTCATGGCCTTGAAAGAAGGTTTCTATTTCGAGCATCCGACGTTTTGGGATCGCGACAATGATCCGTTGCTGGCTAAGGCGTTTAACGGTGCAAAGTTTGTCAGCGAAGATCGACTCTCCAAAAACGAATTGCTGGGCATCATGGCTCAACATCCTTTTGTCGTTATTTCTGACGGAACGCGGGAACGTTTTAATCCCTACCGTGCGTCTGTAACTTTTGCTCGTGCTTGGAAAGAGTGTGATCTGGTTTTGGCCAAGGGGCAGGCTGTTCACAATCGGCTTATCATGAGCAGTCATGATTTTACGCGGGATATAGTGAACTTTTATCGGGATGAACATGGTGAATTCCAGTTGCATTACCGTCCCAAGCCAGAATCCGTGGTGTCTTTCAGCGAACAATACATCGCAGCCAAGGCGGATGAAATCATTGCAGAGATGCGGGTTGCTCGCTCCTTGGGGAAAACAGTTATGTTTTACTCTGGTATCATTGGTTCCGTTCCCGGACAGACGCAAGCCGCCATCGAGGTTATCACAACATTTGTGGAGCACCTCCGTTCACAGCTTGATGATGCGTACATCATTAATCCCGGTGAACATTTTGAAGAAGGTATGGATGCCGATGACCTGATGTTCATGTGGGAAAAGGTCCAGCGAAGCGGATACATCAATGTCTGGCGTTTCCAGACGTATTTCGATATTGAAAAGAGCTTCGAGTTGATGGGCCGAAAGGTCCCGCCGGTATGGACCGGTAAGGATGCCACCTATTCTACCGGATGCACCAAGGAAATGCACATTGCGTTGGATGTTCAGCGGGTGCACCCGGAGTTGCAGATCATTGGACCAAACCCAGAGAAATTTTTCCGCAGGCGGGAATACGGGGTAGGCAAGTTCTGTGATGTGGCTATTGATTCGTGCGGATAA